TTCCCACAAAAACTGACAGGAACCTCCCGGCCCCCGCTGACAGATCAGTATTTCGTTATCAGAGTTTTTTATTATCGCTGCGCTTACTCGTACCATATTTAACCTGCTATCAGTTGGTTTGTCTTCTTTAAGTATTTTGCCGGGATCGGTTCATCAAGCTTCCACATAATGTTCATGGGTTTGCTCCCCTCGTGGGATACATAATTCGCTGTGCCAAGGAAGGTGTAGGGCTCGGTACCAAAATCATTCTTTTTGTATTCCCTTACAAAAAGCAATATTTTGCTGCCAAGGAGGCGGTGGTTTATGTATCTTTGTCCTGTATTTGAGTCGCTGCCGGTAGTACTCTGGCTTTGCCAGTGGAAGAGCGATTCATTTATCGAATAGTCC
The window above is part of the Synergistaceae bacterium genome. Proteins encoded here:
- a CDS encoding DUF3427 domain-containing protein; amino-acid sequence: MNKSDKDYSPSTMYKDYSINESLFHWQSQSTTGSDSNTGQRYINHRLLGSKILLFVREYKKNDFGTEPYTFLGTANYVSHEGSKPMNIMWKLDEPIPAKYLKKTNQLIAG